In one window of Meiothermus sp. DNA:
- a CDS encoding Na/Pi cotransporter family protein, which translates to MLEALGGLALLVKGLSFLSQALAVVVGGPARRVLTWATARSRRAWLAGTLVGALTLNSTALSLTAIGLAESGIASFGSALVLGLAAKGGATVALLLAATPISAMALPIVGLGFLVSLYKRTQVWGEAVLGLGMLLLGISLMVQGLLPLTESELFGLIRENLESSSLGLWLLGFALASLLGSANAVAALALALAASSALSPSAALLLTLGGGAGSGMILLLTTWNSTPTARRIAAAHLGWKILLSIPFVLFLPAFVRFSTELARQVGLGPSAAVAQGHLLYHMLASLLVLPLVRPLERLMRRAIPDAEYHISPKYISEEALKSRELASSLALREVGRIGDQLSEMLTETVKILARGNGDAADVARREEKVDQLARAIVLYLSDLSARHPGDSPLMLMMAASEIEHMGDQVRRMLRKQDKLYAQNLEFSEEGRTELADAAGKVLERLRLSLAALATRNEALAAQVIAERMHLESLLLELRRSHLRRLETGRIESRATTLAHLDLLIVLDELDQSITRLASLSLDLHRPLASA; encoded by the coding sequence GTGTTAGAAGCCCTGGGTGGTCTAGCGTTGTTGGTGAAGGGCCTGTCGTTCCTTTCCCAGGCCCTGGCGGTGGTGGTGGGCGGGCCCGCCCGGCGGGTCTTGACCTGGGCTACGGCACGCTCGAGGCGGGCCTGGCTGGCCGGAACCCTGGTGGGTGCCCTGACCCTTAACAGCACGGCCCTGAGCCTGACCGCCATTGGGCTGGCTGAGTCGGGCATTGCCAGCTTTGGTTCGGCGTTGGTGCTGGGTCTGGCGGCCAAAGGAGGGGCTACGGTGGCCCTGCTTTTGGCCGCGACCCCCATCAGCGCGATGGCCCTGCCCATTGTGGGGCTGGGTTTTTTGGTCTCGTTGTACAAGCGAACCCAGGTCTGGGGCGAAGCGGTTTTGGGGCTAGGGATGCTGCTATTGGGTATTTCCCTGATGGTACAGGGGCTTTTACCCCTCACCGAGTCCGAGCTTTTTGGCCTGATTCGTGAAAACCTGGAATCTTCGTCGCTTGGCTTGTGGTTGCTGGGTTTTGCCCTGGCCTCGCTGCTGGGTTCAGCCAATGCAGTAGCGGCCCTGGCCCTGGCTCTGGCAGCCTCGAGTGCCCTGAGCCCCTCGGCAGCCTTGCTGCTGACCCTGGGGGGTGGCGCCGGGTCGGGGATGATTCTGCTCCTGACAACCTGGAATAGCACGCCCACTGCCCGCCGGATTGCAGCCGCCCACCTGGGCTGGAAAATCCTGCTTTCCATACCGTTTGTGCTGTTTCTACCGGCCTTTGTCCGCTTCAGCACCGAGCTTGCCCGGCAGGTAGGGCTTGGCCCCTCGGCAGCGGTGGCCCAGGGGCATCTGCTTTATCACATGCTGGCCTCACTCCTGGTCTTGCCGTTGGTGCGTCCCCTCGAGCGTCTCATGCGCCGGGCGATCCCCGACGCAGAGTACCACATCAGCCCCAAGTACATCTCCGAGGAAGCCCTGAAGTCGCGCGAGCTGGCCTCCAGCCTGGCTTTGCGCGAGGTGGGCCGTATTGGCGACCAGCTCTCGGAGATGCTCACCGAGACGGTGAAAATCCTGGCCCGTGGCAATGGCGATGCTGCCGACGTGGCCCGGCGCGAGGAAAAGGTAGACCAGTTGGCCCGTGCGATTGTGCTCTACCTGAGCGACCTTTCGGCCCGACACCCTGGCGACTCGCCCTTGATGCTCATGATGGCGGCCAGCGAGATTGAGCACATGGGCGATCAGGTGCGGCGGATGTTGCGCAAGCAGGACAAGCTCTACGCCCAGAACCTCGAGTTCTCCGAGGAGGGCCGCACCGAGCTGGCCGACGCCGCCGGGAAAGTGCTGGAGCGGCTGCGCCTCTCCCTGGCAGCCCTGGCCACCCGCAACGAGGCCCTGGCAGCGCAGGTTATTGCCGAGCGCATGCATCTGGAAAGCCTTTTGCTCGAGTTGCGCCGCTCCCATCTGCGCCGCCTGGAAACAGGGCGCATCGAAAGCCGGGCGACTACCCTCGCGCACCTCGATCTGCTGATTGTGCTGGATGAGCTCGACCAGAGCATTACCCGCTTGGCTTCGCTGTCTCTTGACCTGCACCGTCCCCTGGCAAGCGCTTAG